In Zingiber officinale cultivar Zhangliang chromosome 8B, Zo_v1.1, whole genome shotgun sequence, a single genomic region encodes these proteins:
- the LOC122014253 gene encoding rapid alkalinization factor-like, translated as MAKLQRGALLSLAFLLAAVLLAPASAGGEPSALPLGWISSLSGCRGSIAECLAGDEFDLGSQASRRILATSGYISYGALRRDTTPCSRRGASYYNCRPGAEANPYSRSCSTISQCRG; from the coding sequence ATGGCGAAGCTACAGCGAGGCGCCCTCCTCTCACTCGCCTTCCTCCTCGCCGCCGTCCTCCTCGCCCCTGCCTCTGCCGGTGGGGAGCCGAGCGCGCTTCCCCTCGGCTGGATCTCCTCTCTCTCCGGCTGCCGCGGCTCCATCGCGGAGTGCCTCGCCGGCGACGAGTTCGACCTCGGATCCCAGGCGAGCCGTCGCATCCTCGCCACCTCTGGTTACATCAGCTACGGCGCTCTCAGGCGCGACACCACCCCCTGCTCCCGCCGCGGTGCCTCCTACTACAACTGTCGCCCCGGCGCCGAGGCCAACCCTTACTCCCGCAGCTGCTCCACCATCAGCCAGTGTCGGGGATGA